Proteins encoded in a region of the Streptomyces sp. NBC_00513 genome:
- a CDS encoding DUF3159 domain-containing protein translates to MTSLDKPTTPADPPGPAADQKAVTQAALFDAFGGIRGTVETMLPGLLFVMIYTINKDVKSSAIAAGALAVLLVIVRLLRKDTVKHAFSGVFGVGVGVAFALFTGSAKGFYLPGMIYGVGLGFAFTLSALVGFPLLGVILGPVFKENLSWRTRNPGRKKAYTKASLAWGLIFLAKYAILFPLYWWGDATQLGWVLIALKLPPMVLAVYFTWVFLAKAPPPIDVIAEWEAEEVAEKEAKAAAKAAKAANASTEGRHRAP, encoded by the coding sequence GTGACGTCACTCGACAAACCGACCACGCCGGCGGATCCGCCGGGGCCCGCGGCGGACCAGAAGGCGGTGACGCAGGCGGCGCTCTTCGACGCCTTCGGCGGCATCCGCGGCACCGTGGAGACGATGCTCCCCGGCCTGCTCTTCGTGATGATCTACACGATCAACAAGGACGTGAAGAGCTCCGCCATCGCGGCGGGCGCCCTCGCGGTCCTGCTCGTGATCGTGCGGCTGCTGCGCAAGGACACCGTGAAGCACGCCTTCAGCGGGGTCTTCGGCGTGGGCGTGGGCGTGGCCTTCGCCCTCTTCACGGGCAGCGCGAAGGGCTTCTACCTGCCCGGCATGATCTACGGCGTCGGCCTGGGCTTCGCGTTCACGCTCTCGGCACTGGTCGGCTTCCCGCTGCTCGGCGTGATCCTCGGCCCGGTCTTCAAGGAGAACCTGTCCTGGCGGACCCGCAACCCGGGCCGCAAGAAGGCCTACACCAAGGCCAGCCTGGCGTGGGGGCTCATCTTCCTCGCCAAGTACGCGATCCTCTTCCCGCTGTACTGGTGGGGGGACGCCACGCAGCTGGGGTGGGTGCTCATCGCGCTCAAGCTCCCGCCGATGGTGCTGGCCGTGTACTTCACGTGGGTGTTCCTCGCGAAGGCGCCGCCGCCGATCGACGTGATCGCGGAGTGGGAGGCCGAGGAGGTCGCCGAGAAGGAGGCCAAGGCGGCCGCCAAGGCGGCGAAGGCGGCCAACGCCTCCACCGAAGGACGCCACCGCGCGCCGTAG
- a CDS encoding TrkA family potassium uptake protein, whose amino-acid sequence MRVAIAGAGAVGRSIAGELLENGHEVLLVDKAPTAISVERVPQAEWLLADACEITSLDEAALQRCNVVIAATGDDKVNLVVSLLAKTEYGVPRVVARVNNPKNEWLFNESWGVDVAVSTPRLMSALVEEAVSVGDLVRLLRFSHGDANLVELTLPPDSSVAGTQISEINWPEDTSLVTIIRGNRVLTPHGEETLEPGDELLFVAAQAREEQLEDLLQARH is encoded by the coding sequence ATGAGGGTCGCGATTGCCGGAGCCGGCGCGGTCGGCCGCTCCATCGCGGGTGAGCTGCTGGAGAACGGCCACGAGGTGTTGCTGGTCGACAAGGCGCCCACCGCCATCTCCGTGGAGCGGGTGCCGCAGGCGGAGTGGCTGCTGGCCGACGCCTGCGAGATCACCTCGCTGGACGAGGCCGCGTTGCAGCGCTGCAACGTGGTCATCGCCGCCACGGGTGACGACAAGGTCAACCTGGTCGTCTCCCTCCTGGCCAAGACCGAGTACGGGGTTCCCCGGGTCGTGGCGCGGGTGAACAACCCGAAGAACGAGTGGCTCTTCAACGAGTCCTGGGGCGTCGACGTCGCGGTCTCCACCCCGCGTCTGATGTCGGCCCTGGTCGAGGAGGCCGTCAGCGTCGGCGACCTCGTGCGGCTGCTGCGCTTCAGCCACGGCGACGCCAACCTCGTCGAGCTGACCCTGCCCCCCGACTCCTCGGTCGCGGGCACCCAGATCAGCGAGATCAACTGGCCCGAGGACACCTCGCTGGTCACGATCATCCGCGGCAACCGGGTCCTGACCCCGCACGGCGAGGAGACCCTGGAGCCCGGCGACGAGCTCCTCTTCGTGGCCGCCCAGGCCCGCGAGGAGCAGCTGGAGGACCTCCTCCAGGCCCGTCACTAG
- a CDS encoding TrkA family potassium uptake protein: MHIVIMGCGRVGSALAQTLEQQGHTVAVVDQDPTAFRRLGASFGGRRVTGVGFDQDTLREAGIEEAGAFAAVSSGDNSNIIAARVAREMFGVENVAARIYDPKRAEVYQRLGIPTVATVRWTADQMLRRLLPSGAEPLWRDPSGGVQLAEVHTSEAWIGHKVSKLQEETGVRVAFLTRLGEATLPTSATVLQEGDLVHVMMRTDEIDKVEAAFAEGPEEAHA, translated from the coding sequence GCACATCGTCATCATGGGTTGCGGAAGAGTGGGCTCCGCCCTCGCGCAGACCCTGGAGCAGCAGGGGCACACGGTCGCGGTCGTCGACCAGGACCCCACCGCATTCCGTCGACTGGGGGCATCGTTCGGCGGCCGCCGCGTCACGGGGGTCGGCTTCGACCAGGACACCCTGCGGGAGGCCGGCATCGAGGAGGCGGGTGCCTTCGCCGCCGTCAGCAGTGGTGACAATTCCAACATCATCGCGGCTCGGGTGGCCCGTGAGATGTTCGGCGTCGAGAACGTCGCCGCCCGCATCTACGACCCCAAGCGCGCCGAGGTCTACCAGCGCCTCGGCATCCCCACTGTCGCGACCGTGCGGTGGACCGCCGACCAGATGCTCCGCCGGCTGCTGCCCTCGGGCGCGGAACCGCTGTGGCGCGACCCGAGCGGCGGTGTCCAGCTCGCCGAGGTGCACACCTCCGAGGCGTGGATCGGCCACAAGGTCAGCAAGCTGCAGGAGGAGACCGGCGTACGTGTCGCGTTCCTCACCCGTCTGGGTGAAGCCACGCTGCCGACGTCGGCGACCGTCCTCCAGGAGGGCGACCTCGTCCACGTGATGATGCGTACGGACGAGATCGACAAAGTCGAGGCGGCCTTCGCCGAGGGGCCTGAGGAGGCACACGCATGA